In the Sinorhizobium arboris LMG 14919 genome, one interval contains:
- a CDS encoding ribonuclease H family protein codes for MARMSKNRFRKFTGKRSYEIDHEVFSVGLHIFADGACEPNPGPGGWGVAVYRDGMEVASDHGGDADTTNNRMELTGLLRGIEAAKSFGSPVTIWCDSQYAVKGTNEWRHGWKKHGWQRGGPNADPKNRILLNAELWRAIDDALAGTDHIKIKWCKGHAGITGNERADQLSNIGIASLAAVPLAQEPVDYLTAEYRSLMGE; via the coding sequence ATGGCGCGCATGAGCAAAAACCGATTTCGTAAATTCACTGGCAAGCGCTCCTATGAAATCGACCATGAGGTTTTCTCTGTCGGGCTTCATATCTTCGCTGATGGCGCTTGCGAGCCCAACCCCGGCCCTGGCGGCTGGGGCGTGGCAGTCTACAGGGACGGCATGGAGGTTGCTTCCGATCACGGTGGCGACGCTGACACCACGAACAACCGGATGGAGCTGACAGGGCTGTTGAGGGGTATCGAAGCCGCAAAGTCGTTCGGTTCGCCAGTCACGATCTGGTGTGATAGCCAATATGCCGTCAAGGGCACCAACGAATGGCGTCACGGTTGGAAGAAACACGGATGGCAGCGAGGCGGCCCGAATGCGGATCCGAAGAACCGCATCCTGCTCAATGCCGAGCTGTGGCGGGCGATCGATGACGCCTTGGCTGGTACGGACCACATCAAGATTAAGTGGTGCAAAGGTCACGCCGGCATTACTGGCAACGAGCGCGCGGACCAATTGTCAAATATCGGCATTGCGTCGCTCGCCGCGGTCCCACTAGCGCAAGAACCTGTTGATTACCTAACCGCCGAATATCGTAGTCTAATGGGTGAATAG
- the nusG gene encoding transcription termination/antitermination protein NusG translates to MGHWYVLRTRAGQQQKAMLEFDDNGITAYCPTMRRETRHHQTKKWIMREYPLFTGYVFANLRIADFGTLREMRSVLSFLADAGGTPIPVPGDVVQDIRDAQERGDFDVLRPPVRRLKAGDTVQLKDGPLSGHYASVTNVVGRRAIKAVVEMFGSLREVEIGLESIRRVA, encoded by the coding sequence ATGGGTCACTGGTACGTTTTGAGGACGCGCGCAGGGCAGCAGCAGAAGGCCATGCTCGAATTCGATGATAACGGGATCACGGCTTACTGCCCAACGATGCGGCGGGAAACCAGGCATCATCAAACAAAAAAATGGATCATGCGGGAATATCCGCTTTTCACCGGTTATGTCTTCGCGAACCTTCGCATTGCCGATTTCGGCACGCTCCGCGAAATGCGTTCTGTCCTGTCTTTTTTGGCGGATGCCGGCGGGACGCCGATACCCGTGCCAGGCGATGTTGTGCAAGACATCCGGGATGCACAGGAGCGTGGAGACTTCGACGTTCTCCGGCCGCCTGTTCGTCGCCTGAAAGCTGGCGACACCGTGCAGCTCAAAGACGGCCCTCTCTCAGGTCATTACGCATCAGTAACGAATGTAGTAGGACGGCGCGCAATCAAAGCTGTTGTGGAGATGTTTGGATCTCTGCGCGAGGTAGAAATCGGGCTTGAAAGTATCAGGCGAGTAGCTTAA
- a CDS encoding DNA-packaging protein yields MSAPVGNQFWKARSSHGRKPIFANPDDLWTACVEYFEWVEENPLYEAKAFSYQGETKIESIPKMRAMTIDGLCLFLDIGIQTWHDYKGRDDFSEVTSRAENVIRSQKFAGAAADLLNANIIARDLGLADKAELTGKDGGPIETKDASENEIARRVAFMLAKGLQAKKPDESE; encoded by the coding sequence ATGAGCGCTCCGGTGGGCAACCAGTTCTGGAAGGCGAGAAGCTCGCACGGCCGGAAGCCAATCTTCGCGAATCCTGATGATCTGTGGACCGCCTGCGTCGAGTATTTCGAGTGGGTGGAGGAAAATCCTCTCTACGAGGCGAAGGCCTTCTCGTATCAGGGCGAGACCAAGATCGAGAGCATTCCGAAGATGCGGGCGATGACAATCGATGGGCTGTGTTTATTTCTCGATATCGGCATCCAGACTTGGCACGATTACAAGGGCAGGGATGATTTTTCGGAAGTCACCTCGCGAGCCGAGAACGTCATCCGGTCGCAGAAGTTTGCCGGCGCCGCGGCTGACTTGCTCAACGCAAACATTATTGCTCGGGATCTCGGCTTGGCGGACAAGGCAGAGCTGACCGGCAAGGACGGCGGCCCGATCGAAACGAAGGATGCCAGCGAGAACGAGATAGCGCGTCGCGTCGCGTTCATGCTGGCAAAGGGCCTCCAGGCGAAGAAGCCCGATGAATCTGAATGA
- a CDS encoding terminase family protein yields MNLNEVLAAFNALPAEERKELERLALEGTKGQLFVPNPGPQTDAWFSEADELFYGGGAGGGKTTLLCGLAIERHKDSLIFRRQIPQVDGLEKEVERILGTRDGYNSQVHKWRLPAGNRLQFAGMPNETDKEKYQGRQNDLKGWDEITQFTETQFRYVNAWNRDASGGRCRIVATGNPPTSAQGMWVVKYWGPWLDPSHPNPAAPGELRWFTTVDGEDIEVEGRGPHFVNGEWVEAVSRTFIPSRLEDNPDLMATGYASRLNALPKELRERLRNGAFDVEAEDDPWQIIPTKWVKAAQARWTERPPEDVPMSAVAADVAQGGPDKTQIQTRYDWWYSRFSSYKGSETPDGPTVAGLIIKEMRDRCRVIVDAGGGYGGDTLTQLAHADVDCFGFKGGSASASRTREGMYGFKNLRSQVVWQFREQLDPDYGSQIALPPDPELSADLCAFRYEIRAGGGGEEIVVLPKEDMKEMLGRSPDKGDTTIMLSASKLGGLKRPKAAQERREHQRLRLQSVTSNASLKARLRGKKR; encoded by the coding sequence ATGAATCTGAATGAGGTTCTAGCGGCGTTCAACGCGCTGCCTGCTGAGGAGCGGAAAGAACTTGAACGGCTGGCCCTCGAAGGAACCAAGGGGCAATTGTTCGTCCCAAACCCGGGCCCGCAAACAGACGCCTGGTTCTCTGAAGCCGACGAGCTTTTCTATGGCGGCGGCGCTGGTGGCGGGAAGACGACGCTGTTGTGCGGCCTCGCGATCGAACGCCACAAGGACAGCCTGATCTTCCGGCGCCAAATCCCGCAGGTCGACGGCCTCGAAAAGGAAGTCGAGCGCATCCTTGGCACACGCGACGGCTACAACAGCCAAGTCCACAAGTGGCGCCTTCCTGCTGGCAACCGGCTGCAGTTTGCCGGCATGCCCAACGAGACCGACAAGGAGAAGTACCAGGGCCGCCAGAACGATCTGAAGGGCTGGGACGAAATCACCCAATTCACGGAAACGCAGTTCCGCTACGTGAACGCCTGGAACCGAGATGCGAGCGGCGGACGATGCCGGATCGTTGCAACGGGAAACCCGCCGACGTCTGCTCAAGGCATGTGGGTGGTGAAATACTGGGGCCCATGGCTCGATCCTTCGCACCCGAATCCTGCTGCGCCTGGTGAGCTTCGATGGTTCACGACCGTCGACGGCGAAGATATCGAGGTAGAGGGCAGGGGGCCGCACTTCGTCAACGGCGAATGGGTCGAAGCGGTTTCCCGGACGTTCATTCCCTCACGTCTCGAAGACAATCCGGACCTGATGGCGACCGGCTACGCTTCGAGGCTGAATGCCCTTCCGAAAGAGCTTCGCGAGCGCCTGCGCAACGGCGCGTTCGATGTCGAGGCGGAAGACGATCCTTGGCAGATCATCCCCACCAAATGGGTGAAGGCCGCACAGGCTCGATGGACCGAACGCCCGCCGGAAGATGTGCCGATGAGTGCCGTTGCCGCGGACGTGGCGCAGGGTGGGCCGGATAAAACGCAGATCCAGACGCGCTATGATTGGTGGTATTCCCGCTTCAGCAGCTACAAGGGCAGCGAAACTCCGGACGGACCGACGGTTGCCGGCCTGATCATCAAGGAAATGCGTGACCGTTGCCGCGTTATTGTTGATGCCGGCGGCGGCTATGGCGGCGATACCCTGACGCAATTGGCTCATGCCGATGTCGATTGCTTCGGCTTCAAAGGTGGGTCTGCTTCTGCCTCCCGAACGCGGGAAGGCATGTACGGCTTCAAAAACCTTCGCTCGCAAGTGGTTTGGCAATTCCGCGAGCAGCTCGACCCCGACTACGGGTCGCAAATCGCACTGCCCCCTGACCCGGAACTGTCGGCTGATCTCTGTGCCTTCCGGTACGAGATACGGGCAGGGGGCGGCGGCGAGGAAATCGTCGTTCTTCCTAAGGAAGACATGAAGGAAATGCTGGGTCGATCGCCTGACAAGGGCGACACGACCATCATGCTTTCCGCTTCCAAGCTGGGCGGCCTCAAGCGCCCGAAGGCCGCCCAGGAACGCCGCGAACATCAGCGCCTGCGGCTTCAATCCGTCACTTCCAACGCCTCCCTGAAGGCACGTCTGCGAGGAAAGAAGCGATGA
- a CDS encoding portal protein, giving the protein MADQAGKDLMEIDSRLFSGKGSLDSFHQEIAEFFYPERASFTQELVLGQDFASHLTDSYPVQVRRELGDQIGSMVRPSDRQWFKASASNERVARDSSAKQFLEFMTDVNRAILYSRDSGYRRAANECEHDFSAFGMGWVQVSYNKKRDNLLFRTHHPRNMAGCEGHDGRVNHVHRKCDMKAHTMAHLFGEAKLPQPVKNALQRKDLSSTFKTRHVFIPLDVYEPYRKFPAGAKWADIYVTEDGAILQELPAFTFDYIAPRWKTVSGHFYAFSPAVVVGIPQARMLQRMMMTIIEAGEKQVDPPMIATEDAVTSPIDLTPNGVTFIDAEYDERLGAALRAVDLGKNTGLGVDLVNDARSTLTEAFYLNKLAPMASLQGREVTAYQASQMVQEYIRHALPLFEPIEDEWTGATLDLVTEKVMRAGGYGPVDRNGIPVDMPDILLGQNITYEFNNSLKEARDRQVINGYQESSAILQAGMALDPSLASDVDTRTMFRDAFGAVPGGRADWLVNKEQADAGRQQMQEQMAAQQQMQQVGQGAEVAGLVGNAAQQLQAAMNG; this is encoded by the coding sequence ATGGCGGATCAAGCCGGCAAGGACCTGATGGAAATCGACTCCCGCCTGTTCTCGGGCAAGGGAAGTCTCGACAGTTTCCACCAGGAGATTGCCGAGTTCTTCTATCCTGAGCGCGCGAGCTTCACGCAGGAGCTCGTGCTCGGGCAGGACTTTGCCTCCCACTTGACGGATTCTTACCCCGTGCAGGTGCGGCGTGAGCTCGGCGACCAGATCGGCTCCATGGTTCGGCCCTCCGATCGGCAGTGGTTCAAGGCCAGTGCTTCGAATGAGCGCGTGGCTCGTGACAGCTCCGCAAAACAGTTTCTCGAGTTCATGACCGACGTGAACCGGGCAATCCTCTATTCCCGGGACAGCGGCTATCGTCGGGCGGCCAACGAGTGCGAGCACGACTTCTCGGCGTTCGGGATGGGCTGGGTGCAAGTCAGCTACAACAAGAAACGCGACAACCTGCTTTTCCGGACGCACCATCCGCGGAATATGGCCGGGTGCGAAGGCCACGACGGGCGCGTGAACCACGTTCACCGCAAGTGCGATATGAAGGCGCACACGATGGCGCACCTCTTCGGCGAAGCAAAGTTGCCGCAGCCGGTGAAGAACGCTCTTCAGCGCAAGGACCTCTCCAGCACGTTCAAGACGCGGCACGTCTTCATCCCGCTCGATGTCTACGAGCCCTATCGCAAGTTTCCGGCGGGCGCGAAGTGGGCCGACATCTATGTGACGGAAGATGGCGCCATTCTTCAGGAGCTTCCTGCCTTTACGTTCGACTACATCGCCCCGCGGTGGAAGACGGTCTCCGGGCACTTCTACGCGTTCTCGCCGGCCGTCGTTGTCGGCATTCCGCAGGCTCGCATGCTTCAACGCATGATGATGACCATCATCGAAGCGGGCGAAAAGCAGGTCGATCCGCCGATGATTGCGACGGAAGACGCGGTAACGAGCCCGATCGACCTGACCCCGAACGGTGTCACCTTCATTGATGCCGAATATGACGAGCGTCTTGGTGCTGCTCTTCGTGCTGTCGACCTCGGCAAGAACACAGGCCTTGGCGTCGATCTCGTCAACGATGCTCGAAGCACCCTGACCGAGGCGTTCTACCTCAACAAGCTTGCCCCGATGGCTTCCCTGCAGGGCCGTGAGGTGACGGCCTACCAGGCATCGCAGATGGTGCAGGAGTACATCCGCCATGCTCTGCCGCTGTTCGAGCCGATCGAGGACGAATGGACCGGCGCAACGCTGGATCTCGTAACCGAGAAGGTGATGCGTGCGGGCGGTTATGGTCCGGTGGACCGCAACGGAATTCCGGTGGACATGCCTGATATCCTGCTCGGGCAGAACATCACCTACGAGTTCAACAACTCGCTGAAGGAAGCCCGCGACCGGCAAGTGATCAACGGCTATCAGGAATCGTCCGCGATCCTTCAGGCCGGCATGGCTCTCGATCCTTCGCTCGCCTCCGACGTCGACACCCGGACGATGTTCCGGGATGCATTCGGCGCTGTCCCGGGTGGTCGCGCCGACTGGCTCGTCAACAAGGAACAGGCGGACGCCGGCCGCCAGCAGATGCAAGAGCAAATGGCGGCACAGCAGCAAATGCAGCAGGTGGGACAAGGTGCCGAAGTCGCGGGCCTCGTTGGCAATGCGGCTCAACAGCTCCAGGCGGCAATGAATGGCTGA
- a CDS encoding phage capsid protein: protein MAYAITKDQFVDEWVVAFQRGETYLKDCVTKEEMLSGLTAKFALQGAAGRMTTRGTNGLIPSRNRTDTQPSVTLAEKHSKETRPGFDVFTAPANLREAMQNAGANAAAREIDYTIIDALATATNVYASGAAQTLTYGKTVDALTELFENDVMSGNEITCLWTPKAWARLLTFQQFASADYIESKPLVGLTLDRPKIWLGAKHIMHNGLPGKGTATASNFIFAKPAVGHAIAQGNIQVGVGYNDEDDYSYSRHTIYDGAVILQQAGVIKVVTDDTAAFS, encoded by the coding sequence ATGGCTTACGCTATTACCAAAGACCAGTTCGTGGACGAGTGGGTCGTCGCATTTCAGCGCGGCGAAACCTACCTCAAGGACTGCGTCACCAAGGAAGAAATGCTCTCCGGCCTCACTGCGAAGTTCGCTCTGCAGGGCGCAGCCGGTCGCATGACCACCCGCGGCACGAACGGCCTGATTCCGTCTCGTAACCGCACCGACACGCAGCCGAGCGTTACCCTTGCTGAGAAGCACTCCAAGGAAACGCGCCCCGGCTTCGACGTCTTCACCGCCCCGGCAAACTTGCGTGAAGCTATGCAGAACGCCGGCGCAAATGCTGCCGCTCGTGAAATCGACTACACCATCATCGACGCACTGGCGACCGCCACCAACGTCTACGCCAGCGGTGCGGCCCAGACGCTCACCTACGGCAAGACGGTGGACGCTCTCACCGAGCTTTTCGAAAACGACGTCATGTCGGGCAACGAAATCACCTGCCTTTGGACCCCGAAGGCCTGGGCTCGTCTGCTGACCTTCCAGCAGTTTGCCTCTGCCGACTACATCGAATCGAAGCCGCTCGTCGGACTGACGCTTGATCGCCCAAAAATCTGGCTCGGCGCGAAGCACATCATGCACAACGGTCTCCCTGGCAAGGGCACCGCAACCGCCTCCAACTTCATCTTTGCGAAGCCGGCCGTCGGCCATGCCATCGCACAGGGGAACATCCAAGTCGGGGTCGGTTACAACGACGAGGACGATTACTCGTACTCGCGCCACACGATCTATGACGGCGCCGTGATCCTCCAGCAGGCCGGCGTCATCAAGGTCGTCACCGACGACACTGCGGCGTTCAGCTAA